In Cydia amplana chromosome 13, ilCydAmpl1.1, whole genome shotgun sequence, a single genomic region encodes these proteins:
- the LOC134653452 gene encoding uncharacterized protein LOC134653452, which yields MKYAVFFLLCCVALAAAAPQFIYPGLAPYAPLGLAPRTVVAGPTVVNGLTPYGLGARFVAQGYIGTTLI from the exons ATGAAATACGCC GTGTTCTTCCTCCTCTGCTGCGTGGCGCTGGCGGCTGCTGCCCCCCAGTTCATCTACCCGGGCCTGGCTCCCTATGCCCCATTGGGGCTGGCCCCTAGG ACCGTGGTGGCGGGACCGACGGTGGTGAACGGCCTGACCCCATACGGCCTGGGAGCCCGTTTCGTGGCCCAGGGCTACATCGGCACCACCCTCATCTAA
- the LOC134653428 gene encoding uncharacterized protein LOC134653428, with product MSPKHEKKPKKETSVCQTSKCDMNQDAECAASCPGGVSVASGRAVSPGGGKPTDRQRRIMERVEMLARPNSRRLRTLWDEKCDILPPDRRDKIKSALEEDYFLSPEQTEQYFQALNQHTGKFHVPGAGAVSRKEQTDRSKELRQRQKWLVNFSAQVAYRICDYIAKGQKEMLVSNRLRSIADVVLERVADILGEPKPTRTHPGRLARFMVAISDRIAVWIENAVYRADAIEPPEEHQHEHMRLDQERPLIC from the exons ATGTCTCCTAAACATGAGAAAAAACCGAAAAAAGAAACATCAGTGTGTCAGACCTCCAAATGTGATATGAACCAGGACGCAG AATGCGCCGCGAGCTGCCCTGGCGGCGTCAGCGTAGCCTCAGGGAGAGCTGTTTCCCCTGGCGGAGGGAAGCCTACGGATCGGCAACGCCGCATCATGGAGCGGGTGGAAATGCTTGCGCGACCCAACTCGAGGCGGCTGCGGACTCTTTGGGATGAGAAGTGCGACATACTGCCGCCTGATCGTCGGGACAAGATCAAAAGCGCGCTTGAGGAGGACTATTTCCTTAGTCCAGA GCAAACGGAGCAATACTTCCAAGCCTTGAACCAGCATACGGGCAAGTTCCACGTCCCGGGCGCCGGCGCCGTCAGCCGCAAGGAACAGACGGACAGGAGCAAGGAATTGCGGCAGCGGCAGAAGTGGCTCGTTAATTTTAGTGCACAG GTGGCATATCGTATTTGCGATTACATCGCGAAGGGCCAGAAAGAGATGCTCGTCTCCAACAGGCTGCGGAGCATCGCTGATGTGGTGTTGGAGAGAGTGGCGGACATATTGG GTGAGCCCAAACCCACCCGAACACACCCTGGCCGCCTGGCGCGCTTCATGGTAGCGATATCCGACCGCATCGCCGTCTGGATCGAGAACGCCGTGTACCGCGCCGACGCTATAGAGCCTCCCGAGGAACACCAGCACGAGCATATGCGACTGGATCAGGAACGCCCGCTTATATGTTAA